From one Suricata suricatta isolate VVHF042 chromosome 8, meerkat_22Aug2017_6uvM2_HiC, whole genome shotgun sequence genomic stretch:
- the CTTNBP2NL gene encoding CTTNBP2 N-terminal-like protein isoform X2, giving the protein MNLEKLSKPELLTLFSILEGELEARDLVIEALKAQHRDTFIEERYGKYNISDPLMALQRDFETLKEKNDGEKQPVCTNPLSVLKAVIKQCKAMQEHMLSQLAAAESRHRKVILDLEEERQRHAQDTAEGDDVTYMLEKERERLTQQLEFEKSQVKKFEKEQKRLSSQLEEERSRHKQLSSVLVLECKKATSKAAEEGQRAGELSRKLEKEKGRVCQLEEELAAERRRGLQTEARVEKQLSEFDIEREQLRAKLNREENRTRTLKEEMESLKKIVKDLEASHQHGCPTEQSKKPVTVSQGTATEPPVLVSVFCQTEGFQAERTHGSNAAKVPTAGPPAPTTPTYSYAKTNGHFEPEIQTAKETVPGSVVEPQVPARERSVGLGQERAVENGGCAVGLETPVPAPGHLPSGGGSLSPSSTASSSLTSSPCSSPVLTKRLLGSSASSPGYQSSYQVGINQRFHAARHKFQSQADQDQQASGLQSPPSRDLSPTLLDNSAAKQLARNTVTQKPSRLDLYDSHLRTNAGRAPQRHLQLSRIAVLL; this is encoded by the exons ATGAATCTAGAAAAACTCAGCAAGCCTGAACTCCTAACACTATTCAGTATTCTTGAAGGAGAGCTTGAAGCGAGGGACCTTGTGATAGAGGCTTTAAAg gcCCAGCACAGAGATACCTTCATTGAAGAGCGCTATGGAAAATACAACATCAGCGATCCTTTAATGGCTCTGCAGAGAGACTTTGAAAcactgaaggagaaaaatgatggCGAGAAGCAGCCAGTTTGCACGAACCCACTGTCTGTTCTGAAGGCGGTGATCAAACAGTGCAAGGCCATGCAGGAGCACATGCTGTCACAGCTGGCCGCAGCTGAGAGCAGGCACCGGAAA gtGATCCTAGACCTtgaagaagaaaggcagaggcaCGCACAGGACACAGCAGAAGGAGATGATGTCACCTACAtgctggagaaggagagagagcggCTGACCCAGCAG CTGGAGTTTGAGAAGTCCCAAGTGAAGAAGTTTGAGAAGGAGCAGAAGAGGCTGTCCAGTCAGCTGGAGGAGGAGCGCTCCCGCCACAAGCAGCTCTCATCCGTGCTGGTGCTCGAGTGCAAGAAGGCCACGAGCAAGGCGGCCGAGGAGGGGCAGCGGGCGGGCGAGCTGAGCCGGaagctggagaaggagaagggccGCGTGTGCcagctggaggaggagctggcGGCCGAGCGCAGACGGGGCCTGCAGACCGAGGCCCGGGTGGAGAAGCAGCTGTCCGAGTTCGACATCGAAAGGGAGCAGCTGAGGGCCAAACTGAACCGGGAAGAGAACCGGACCAGGACTCtgaaggaagagatggaaagtCTGAAGAAGATCGTGAAGGATCTGGAGGCTTCCCACCAGCATGGTTGCCCTACCGAGCAGTCCAAGAAACCCGTAACCGTGTCGCAGGGCACGGCGACGGAGCCGCCCGTGCTGGTGTCTGTATTCTGCCAAACAGAAGGTTTCCAGGCGGAACGAACCCACGGGAGCAACGCGGCCAAGGTGCCCACCGCTGGGCCGCCTGCCCCCACCACTCCCACTTACTCTTATGCAAAAACCAATGGCCATTTTGAGCCAGAGATTCAAACTGCCAAGGAGACGGTTCCGGGCAGCGTCGTGGAACCCCAAGTGCCTGCACGAGAGAGATCTGTGGGGCTGGGCcaagagagagcagtggagaaCGGCGGGTGCGCTGTGGGACTCGAGACTCCTGTCCCGGCACCTGGTCACCTGCCGTCTGGCGGGGGCTCGCTCTCTCCCAGCAGCAccgcctcctcctctctcacatcctctccttgctcctccccaGTGCTAACGAAGCGCCTATTGGGGTCCTCGGCCAGCAGCCCCGGCTACCAGTCATCCTACCAAGTAGGGATCAACCAGCGGTTCCACGCAGCTAGACACAAATTCCAGTCCCAGGCAGATCAGGACCAGCAGGCCAGCGGCCTGCAGAGCCCTCCATCCAGGGACCTGTCACCCACGCTCCTAGACAACTCTGCCGCCAAGCAGCTGGCCCGCAACACGGTCACTCAG aaacCGAGTCGTTTGGATTTGTATGACTCACACCTTCGTACTAACGCTGGAAGGGCACCTCAAAGACATCTCCAGCTCAGCAGAATCGCCGTCCTGTTATGA
- the CTTNBP2NL gene encoding CTTNBP2 N-terminal-like protein isoform X1, which produces MNLEKLSKPELLTLFSILEGELEARDLVIEALKAQHRDTFIEERYGKYNISDPLMALQRDFETLKEKNDGEKQPVCTNPLSVLKAVIKQCKAMQEHMLSQLAAAESRHRKVILDLEEERQRHAQDTAEGDDVTYMLEKERERLTQQLEFEKSQVKKFEKEQKRLSSQLEEERSRHKQLSSVLVLECKKATSKAAEEGQRAGELSRKLEKEKGRVCQLEEELAAERRRGLQTEARVEKQLSEFDIEREQLRAKLNREENRTRTLKEEMESLKKIVKDLEASHQHGCPTEQSKKPVTVSQGTATEPPVLVSVFCQTEGFQAERTHGSNAAKVPTAGPPAPTTPTYSYAKTNGHFEPEIQTAKETVPGSVVEPQVPARERSVGLGQERAVENGGCAVGLETPVPAPGHLPSGGGSLSPSSTASSSLTSSPCSSPVLTKRLLGSSASSPGYQSSYQVGINQRFHAARHKFQSQADQDQQASGLQSPPSRDLSPTLLDNSAAKQLARNTVTQVLSRFTSQQGPIKAVSPNSSPFGTDYRNLASTTTSRGDTSHSPTPGKVSSPLSPLSPGIKSPTIPRAERGHPPPIPPKKPGLTPSPSTTTPLTKTPSQASSLATTEDLASSCSSNAVVANGKDVEILLPTSS; this is translated from the exons ATGAATCTAGAAAAACTCAGCAAGCCTGAACTCCTAACACTATTCAGTATTCTTGAAGGAGAGCTTGAAGCGAGGGACCTTGTGATAGAGGCTTTAAAg gcCCAGCACAGAGATACCTTCATTGAAGAGCGCTATGGAAAATACAACATCAGCGATCCTTTAATGGCTCTGCAGAGAGACTTTGAAAcactgaaggagaaaaatgatggCGAGAAGCAGCCAGTTTGCACGAACCCACTGTCTGTTCTGAAGGCGGTGATCAAACAGTGCAAGGCCATGCAGGAGCACATGCTGTCACAGCTGGCCGCAGCTGAGAGCAGGCACCGGAAA gtGATCCTAGACCTtgaagaagaaaggcagaggcaCGCACAGGACACAGCAGAAGGAGATGATGTCACCTACAtgctggagaaggagagagagcggCTGACCCAGCAG CTGGAGTTTGAGAAGTCCCAAGTGAAGAAGTTTGAGAAGGAGCAGAAGAGGCTGTCCAGTCAGCTGGAGGAGGAGCGCTCCCGCCACAAGCAGCTCTCATCCGTGCTGGTGCTCGAGTGCAAGAAGGCCACGAGCAAGGCGGCCGAGGAGGGGCAGCGGGCGGGCGAGCTGAGCCGGaagctggagaaggagaagggccGCGTGTGCcagctggaggaggagctggcGGCCGAGCGCAGACGGGGCCTGCAGACCGAGGCCCGGGTGGAGAAGCAGCTGTCCGAGTTCGACATCGAAAGGGAGCAGCTGAGGGCCAAACTGAACCGGGAAGAGAACCGGACCAGGACTCtgaaggaagagatggaaagtCTGAAGAAGATCGTGAAGGATCTGGAGGCTTCCCACCAGCATGGTTGCCCTACCGAGCAGTCCAAGAAACCCGTAACCGTGTCGCAGGGCACGGCGACGGAGCCGCCCGTGCTGGTGTCTGTATTCTGCCAAACAGAAGGTTTCCAGGCGGAACGAACCCACGGGAGCAACGCGGCCAAGGTGCCCACCGCTGGGCCGCCTGCCCCCACCACTCCCACTTACTCTTATGCAAAAACCAATGGCCATTTTGAGCCAGAGATTCAAACTGCCAAGGAGACGGTTCCGGGCAGCGTCGTGGAACCCCAAGTGCCTGCACGAGAGAGATCTGTGGGGCTGGGCcaagagagagcagtggagaaCGGCGGGTGCGCTGTGGGACTCGAGACTCCTGTCCCGGCACCTGGTCACCTGCCGTCTGGCGGGGGCTCGCTCTCTCCCAGCAGCAccgcctcctcctctctcacatcctctccttgctcctccccaGTGCTAACGAAGCGCCTATTGGGGTCCTCGGCCAGCAGCCCCGGCTACCAGTCATCCTACCAAGTAGGGATCAACCAGCGGTTCCACGCAGCTAGACACAAATTCCAGTCCCAGGCAGATCAGGACCAGCAGGCCAGCGGCCTGCAGAGCCCTCCATCCAGGGACCTGTCACCCACGCTCCTAGACAACTCTGCCGCCAAGCAGCTGGCCCGCAACACGGTCACTCAGGTGCTCTCCAGGTTCACGAGCCAGCAAGGGCCGATCAAGGCCGTCTCCCCCAACAGCTCTCCCTTTGGCACAGACTACCGGAATCTGGCCAGCACCACCACCTCTAGAGGGGACACCAGCCATTCCCCTACTCCAGGGAAAGTGTCCAGTCCACTGAGCCCTCTATCTCCAGGGATCAAGTCCCCCACCATCCCCAGAGCTGAGAGAGGACACCCTCCACCCATCCCACCAAAAAAACCTGGCCTCACACCTTCTCCGTCCACTACCACTCCATTGACCAAAACCCCTTCCCAGGCCTCCTCCTTGGCCACCACAGAAGACCTGGCCAGCAGCTGCTCCTCCAATGCCGTCGTGGCTAACGGCAAGGACGTCGAGATCCTTCTGCCCACTAGCAGTTAG